The following coding sequences lie in one Klebsiella huaxiensis genomic window:
- a CDS encoding FAD:protein FMN transferase, giving the protein MSDNRVYSYSAVLMGSPILLKLYVHDESLASRVFQLIKRHEDLLTVNRAQSQVMDINHAAGRHPVTVSRPVYALIKCAKAASMVRDSAFNLAIGPLVKLWRIGFQGHRVPEAQDIAARLALTRPQDVILDETAGSVYLVQAGMEIDLGAIAKGYIADRVRDYLQQQGVSAALINLGGNVHTLGDWAIGLKKPFSEAEALVGSIEVAGQSVVTSGIYERYFEQDGKRWHHILDPRSGYPLNNELESVTIISADSLDGDIWTTLIYGLGVEKGCVALRQREDIEAIFVTKNRDVILSSQRHFRFRLLDDSYNLIDCTA; this is encoded by the coding sequence ATGTCAGATAATCGCGTCTACAGCTACTCTGCCGTTCTGATGGGTTCGCCCATTCTGCTTAAGCTCTATGTTCATGATGAATCTCTCGCCTCGCGCGTCTTTCAACTGATTAAACGCCACGAAGACCTGCTTACCGTTAACCGCGCGCAGTCGCAGGTGATGGACATTAACCATGCCGCCGGACGTCATCCGGTCACGGTGAGCCGCCCGGTCTATGCGCTGATTAAATGCGCCAAAGCCGCCAGTATGGTGCGCGATAGCGCGTTTAATCTGGCGATTGGCCCACTGGTTAAGCTGTGGCGTATTGGTTTTCAGGGACACCGCGTCCCCGAGGCGCAGGATATCGCCGCCCGACTGGCGTTAACGCGTCCACAGGATGTGATCCTCGATGAGACTGCCGGCAGCGTCTATCTCGTCCAGGCGGGAATGGAGATTGACCTCGGCGCCATTGCTAAAGGCTATATCGCTGACCGGGTTCGCGACTATTTACAGCAGCAGGGCGTGAGCGCCGCGCTGATTAACCTGGGCGGCAACGTGCACACCCTCGGTGACTGGGCGATCGGCTTAAAAAAACCGTTCTCAGAAGCGGAGGCGCTGGTTGGCAGCATTGAAGTAGCGGGGCAGTCGGTGGTGACATCGGGAATTTACGAGCGTTACTTCGAACAGGACGGTAAACGCTGGCACCATATTCTTGATCCGCGTAGCGGCTACCCGTTGAATAACGAGCTGGAAAGCGTGACCATAATTTCCGCCGACTCTCTGGACGGCGATATCTGGACCACCCTGATTTACGGTCTTGGCGTTGAGAAAGGCTGCGTGGCGCTACGCCAGCGCGAAGATATCGAAGCGATTTTTGTGACCAAAAACCGCGACGTTATCCTCTCTTCACAGCGCCATTTTCGCTTCCGGCTGCTGGACGACAGCTATAACCTTATTGACTGTACTGCTTAA
- the dcuR gene encoding two-component system response regulator DcuR, whose protein sequence is MINVLIVDDDAMVAELNRLYVARVSGFRCSGTASTLSKAREMINDKDLEIDLVLLDVYMQQDSGLDLLPTIRASGRAIDVIMITSAADAATVQTSMHYGVVDYLIKPFQFPRFEEALTAWREKRKLMTGQPYYEQADVDRLLHGGVPEATDARKLPKGLTAQTLRTLCQWIDAHPDIEFSTDELAAAVNISRVSCRKYLIWLAQINILYTSIHYGATGRPVYRYHLIAEQYGLLKQYSQ, encoded by the coding sequence GTGATAAATGTATTAATTGTTGACGATGATGCCATGGTTGCCGAACTGAACCGCTTGTACGTGGCGCGGGTCAGCGGCTTCCGCTGCAGCGGCACGGCGTCGACGTTGAGTAAAGCCAGGGAGATGATTAACGATAAGGATCTGGAGATAGATCTGGTGCTGTTGGATGTGTATATGCAACAGGATAGCGGCCTGGATCTGCTGCCGACCATTCGCGCTTCCGGGCGAGCCATCGACGTGATTATGATCACCTCCGCCGCTGACGCTGCGACGGTGCAGACCTCGATGCACTATGGCGTGGTTGACTATCTCATCAAGCCTTTCCAGTTCCCGCGCTTTGAAGAGGCGCTGACCGCCTGGCGCGAAAAGCGCAAGCTGATGACCGGTCAACCCTATTATGAACAAGCAGATGTCGACCGCCTGCTGCACGGTGGTGTGCCTGAAGCCACCGATGCGCGTAAGCTGCCGAAAGGTCTGACCGCTCAGACGCTACGTACCCTTTGCCAGTGGATTGATGCCCACCCGGACATCGAGTTTTCTACTGACGAACTGGCGGCGGCGGTGAATATTTCTCGGGTATCTTGCCGTAAATATCTGATCTGGCTGGCGCAGATTAATATTCTCTATACCAGCATTCATTATGGCGCCACCGGTCGTCCAGTGTATCGCTATCACCTGATAGCCGAGCAGTACGGTTTGCTTAAGCAGTACAGTCAATAA
- a CDS encoding sensor histidine kinase: MNKLAQQAAPARKRPMSMKLSTAVTLMIGSVIGSVLILVYALWFMQISGATRDGVKDTALAVARTLADTPEVKRGLALPPDSGIIQPLALAATKRNGLLFAVVTNMDGIRYSHPNSQIIGKPFIGDDILPTLKGKENVAVNHGVLAPALRVFTPVFDDSHQQIGVVAIGISLSKVDTQIAASRWDVILTVLFSALVCAIGTWSLVRGLKRVLLGLEPQEISTQFQQRQAMLHSLKEGVVAVDADGQVTLINPAARNMLFSSPNHDIAQTPLLADLQEVLQTGEPIYDRELGCNGLLLISNTVPVRSQNDVVGAISTFRDKTEVSQLLQRLDGMVNYVDALRTTSHEFMNKLHVILGLLNMKSYGKLEEYVLQTAHTYQADIGEIQNRIKSPVVAGFLIGKIQRAKERGFTLTLAEESLVPDCPNEKQVTVLVTVLGNLIENALDAMSGQAEGEVGLLLHYQNGWLSGEVSDDGPGIPEAFIDDIFNKGFSTKGENRGVGLFLASQQLRELGGSLAVESEPGVFTQFFVHLPWDSKRKSA, encoded by the coding sequence ATGAATAAACTAGCGCAGCAGGCTGCGCCCGCGCGTAAACGTCCAATGAGTATGAAGCTGAGCACCGCCGTCACCTTAATGATTGGCAGCGTGATCGGTTCAGTACTGATTCTGGTCTATGCCCTGTGGTTTATGCAGATAAGCGGCGCAACCCGCGACGGCGTGAAGGACACGGCGCTGGCGGTGGCAAGGACGTTGGCGGACACCCCGGAGGTCAAACGCGGTCTGGCGCTGCCGCCGGATAGCGGTATCATCCAGCCGCTGGCGCTGGCCGCCACCAAACGGAATGGCCTGCTGTTCGCCGTGGTCACCAATATGGACGGCATCCGCTATTCGCATCCCAACAGCCAAATTATCGGCAAACCTTTCATCGGCGATGACATCCTGCCAACGCTGAAGGGTAAAGAGAACGTCGCCGTCAACCACGGCGTACTGGCCCCGGCGCTACGGGTATTTACCCCAGTATTTGACGATAGCCACCAGCAAATTGGCGTGGTGGCTATCGGGATTTCGTTGAGCAAAGTCGATACGCAAATCGCCGCCAGCCGCTGGGATGTGATTTTAACCGTGCTGTTCAGTGCGCTGGTTTGCGCCATTGGTACCTGGAGCCTGGTCCGCGGTCTGAAGCGCGTACTGCTGGGCCTTGAACCTCAGGAGATCTCAACTCAGTTCCAGCAGCGTCAGGCCATGTTGCATTCATTAAAAGAAGGCGTCGTAGCGGTGGATGCTGACGGCCAGGTCACGCTGATTAACCCCGCCGCGCGCAATATGCTGTTTAGCAGCCCCAACCACGATATTGCGCAAACGCCGCTGTTGGCGGATTTGCAGGAGGTGCTGCAAACCGGGGAGCCGATTTACGATCGGGAGCTGGGCTGTAACGGCCTACTGCTGATCAGCAATACCGTTCCCGTCCGTAGCCAGAATGATGTGGTCGGCGCAATCAGCACCTTTCGCGATAAAACCGAAGTCAGCCAGCTTCTACAGAGACTGGACGGGATGGTGAACTATGTTGACGCCCTGCGCACCACTTCACATGAATTCATGAACAAGCTGCATGTGATTCTCGGCCTGCTGAATATGAAAAGCTACGGCAAGCTGGAAGAGTACGTGCTGCAAACAGCCCATACCTACCAGGCGGATATCGGTGAAATCCAGAACCGCATTAAATCACCGGTCGTGGCGGGCTTTTTAATCGGTAAAATTCAGCGTGCGAAAGAGCGTGGCTTTACCCTCACGCTTGCGGAAGAGAGCCTGGTGCCGGACTGTCCGAATGAAAAACAGGTTACCGTACTGGTCACGGTGCTGGGCAATTTAATCGAGAACGCGCTGGATGCTATGAGCGGCCAGGCCGAAGGCGAAGTGGGTCTGTTGCTGCACTATCAGAACGGCTGGTTGAGCGGCGAAGTCAGCGATGATGGCCCCGGGATCCCGGAAGCGTTTATTGATGATATTTTTAATAAAGGATTCTCCACTAAAGGCGAGAATCGCGGGGTCGGGCTGTTTCTCGCCAGCCAGCAGCTTCGTGAACTGGGCGGGTCGCTGGCCGTCGAATCCGAACCCGGCGTGTTTACCCAATTTTTTGTTCATCTTCCCTGGGATAGTAAAAGGAAAAGTGCGTGA
- a CDS encoding LysR family transcriptional regulator, with the protein MRGSDFAELRAFAMVVEQGSFTRAAAHLGVTTSTLSATIRRLEERIGVRLLHRTTRSVAPSEAGKRMMQRLAPALAGLQEAVIDAQTIDNPAGRLRLNVSRVAAIYYLSPLLGGFIQRYPNIELDIVTDDCLIDIVSAGFDAGIRLGEKLHQDMIAVRLSGDLEMKVVASPHYLAQAPRPRKPQDLLQHPCLTYRRPSDGSVYRWEFQRDNESCEIAVKGPIVVDEPEMLTPIALAGVGIAYQFAHQVDGWLASGQLVQLLPEWTPAFPGFYVYYPSRKQMASPLRAFVDYLRIECGE; encoded by the coding sequence ATGCGAGGAAGTGATTTTGCTGAATTAAGGGCCTTCGCGATGGTCGTAGAGCAAGGCAGCTTCACCCGAGCCGCCGCTCATCTTGGCGTCACGACCTCCACCTTAAGCGCGACAATACGGCGACTCGAAGAGCGTATCGGCGTGCGCTTGCTGCACCGAACCACGCGCAGCGTCGCGCCAAGCGAAGCGGGTAAACGCATGATGCAGCGGCTCGCTCCGGCGCTAGCGGGCCTACAGGAAGCGGTTATCGATGCGCAAACTATCGATAATCCCGCAGGTCGTTTGCGGCTCAATGTTTCACGGGTCGCCGCCATTTATTATCTGTCCCCGCTGCTCGGCGGCTTTATTCAGCGCTATCCCAATATTGAGCTGGATATTGTCACCGACGATTGCCTGATTGATATCGTCTCAGCCGGGTTCGATGCTGGAATTCGTCTGGGTGAGAAGCTCCATCAGGATATGATTGCCGTCAGGCTAAGCGGCGACCTTGAGATGAAAGTGGTCGCCTCACCGCACTATCTGGCTCAGGCTCCACGGCCCCGCAAACCGCAGGATTTATTGCAACATCCGTGTTTGACCTATCGGCGGCCCAGCGATGGCAGCGTTTATCGCTGGGAGTTTCAGCGTGACAATGAAAGCTGTGAAATCGCGGTCAAAGGGCCGATTGTGGTCGATGAGCCGGAGATGCTCACCCCCATCGCGCTGGCGGGAGTGGGTATCGCTTACCAGTTTGCTCATCAGGTTGACGGTTGGTTAGCGTCAGGGCAGCTGGTTCAGCTCCTGCCTGAATGGACGCCCGCCTTCCCCGGCTTTTACGTTTACTACCCGAGCCGTAAGCAAATGGCGTCGCCGCTGCGGGCGTTTGTCGATTATCTGCGGATTGAATGCGGCGAATAA
- a CDS encoding SDR family NAD(P)-dependent oxidoreductase → MARFTAKRILVTGATSGIGLAGAKMIDSEGGYVLATGRDSQRLEALCRQLSDRARVVYNDASDPTTGEALAREVEDFGRLDGLWLNAGYAGVGEPAQVNAHSFDSMMAANVRGPVLQFAALAGALNAGASVIVTASTSAYEGAAAASLYSATKGALISLTRCWASALGPQNIRVNTLVPGPIDTDFRHFMSQDFRREFETSVVSRLALNRQGTAEEAAEVALFLLSDAASFVTGSQYFVDGGLAMY, encoded by the coding sequence ATGGCAAGATTTACTGCGAAACGAATTCTAGTCACCGGAGCGACAAGCGGTATCGGGCTTGCCGGGGCAAAGATGATTGACAGTGAAGGGGGATATGTTCTGGCGACAGGGCGCGATTCGCAACGGCTGGAGGCTCTGTGCAGGCAGCTTTCCGACCGGGCGCGGGTGGTCTATAACGACGCCAGCGACCCAACGACAGGCGAGGCGCTGGCTCGTGAGGTTGAGGATTTTGGCAGACTAGATGGCCTGTGGTTGAATGCCGGATATGCTGGCGTCGGTGAACCCGCGCAGGTTAATGCGCACAGCTTTGACAGCATGATGGCGGCCAACGTGCGCGGGCCGGTACTGCAATTTGCAGCGCTTGCCGGAGCGCTTAACGCGGGGGCCTCGGTTATCGTGACGGCATCGACGTCGGCTTATGAGGGAGCGGCAGCGGCAAGTCTTTATTCAGCGACGAAAGGGGCGCTAATTTCGCTGACCCGTTGCTGGGCATCGGCTCTGGGGCCACAAAATATCCGCGTCAATACTTTGGTCCCTGGGCCAATAGATACCGACTTTCGCCATTTTATGAGCCAGGACTTTCGCCGTGAATTTGAAACCTCAGTGGTGAGCCGACTGGCGCTTAACCGCCAGGGAACGGCCGAAGAAGCGGCAGAAGTGGCGCTATTTCTTCTCTCTGATGCGGCATCGTTTGTCACCGGAAGTCAATATTTTGTCGATGGTGGACTGGCGATGTACTGA
- a CDS encoding N-acetylmuramic acid 6-phosphate etherase, with the protein MSSKPTASMMERRHPETTHIDSLATLDMLTLLHKDDKQITDAVGACLPEIARLIDNATATLSRGGRLVIVGAGASGRAAVQAVSEFTPEGKHSLVGLIAGGPAAALQEMETAANDYDLGALELQALQFSNQDMLLALTVSGKTPWVWGAMRHAWSLGAPIAVLTQQANSEAAQLADIIIAPQTGPEAVAGFGNPKAQIAQRHILNMLTTGLAIRAGRVYENLRVDLQASTPRWAERQIAIVMAATECSRSEAKAALASCNQHCRTAILMILSGLDAWQARELLAEHNDHLRIALRSAQPVV; encoded by the coding sequence ATGAGCAGTAAGCCAACCGCTTCAATGATGGAACGACGCCACCCTGAAACCACCCATATCGACAGCCTTGCCACGCTCGATATGCTGACGTTGCTGCACAAGGATGATAAGCAGATTACCGACGCTGTTGGAGCATGTTTACCCGAAATTGCGCGTCTGATTGATAATGCGACCGCGACGCTGAGCCGGGGAGGGCGACTGGTGATTGTCGGCGCTGGCGCCTCGGGGCGAGCTGCCGTACAGGCGGTGAGTGAATTTACGCCAGAGGGGAAACACTCGCTGGTTGGGCTTATCGCCGGGGGGCCGGCTGCCGCGCTCCAGGAGATGGAAACCGCTGCGAACGATTACGATCTTGGTGCCCTTGAGCTACAGGCCTTGCAGTTCAGCAATCAGGATATGCTGCTGGCGCTAACGGTCAGCGGAAAAACGCCGTGGGTCTGGGGGGCCATGCGTCATGCGTGGTCGTTAGGCGCGCCTATTGCCGTTCTGACGCAGCAGGCTAACAGCGAAGCCGCGCAGCTGGCGGATATCATCATTGCCCCGCAAACCGGGCCGGAAGCGGTGGCGGGCTTTGGTAATCCCAAAGCGCAAATTGCGCAGCGGCATATTCTCAATATGCTGACCACCGGGCTGGCGATTCGCGCTGGGCGAGTGTATGAAAATCTGCGCGTCGATCTCCAGGCCAGCACGCCGCGCTGGGCCGAGCGCCAGATAGCCATCGTGATGGCGGCGACGGAATGCTCGCGTAGCGAAGCCAAAGCGGCATTGGCCAGCTGCAATCAGCACTGCCGGACGGCAATATTAATGATTCTCAGCGGGCTTGATGCCTGGCAGGCGCGGGAGCTGCTGGCGGAGCATAACGATCATCTGCGAATTGCGCTACGCTCGGCGCAGCCGGTCGTTTGA
- the mqo gene encoding malate dehydrogenase (quinone), with protein MFVSSATYANDDTSKKTDFLLIGGGIMSASLGTWLHELQPEWKQVMVEKLDGVALESSNGWNNAGTGHSANMELNYTPERPDGSIDVSKALDINEQFMISRQFWTAQVKRGILHDPHSFINSTPHMSFVWGDNVDYLQKRYTALQQTTLFQGMKFSTDHAQIKQWAPLVMEGRDPQQRVAATWTPVGTDVNYGEITRQLIGSLKKNNNFTLQTSSEVTDFKRNADNSWHVTIKNVNSGEEQAIDAKYVFIGAGGGALKLLQKTGIPEADNYAGFPVGGSFLMTENPAVTKEHQQKVYGQASVGAPPMSVPHLDARFLDGKRVVLFGPFATFSTKFLKNGSFLDLLSTTTTDNMLPMTHVGLDNFDLVKYLISQVMLSDDDRFAALKEYYPGARKEDWKLIQAGQRVQIIKKDAEKGGVLKLGTEVVVDQQKTISALLGASPGASTAAPITLNVIKQMFPEQFNSPEWQSRIRDIVPSYGQKLNGNVALTQQVWNDTAAALQLTKPPVIEMNAAAPVMTAKPAEQKAEASPQHDMAL; from the coding sequence ATGTTCGTCAGTTCGGCGACATATGCAAATGACGATACCTCGAAAAAAACCGATTTCCTGTTGATTGGCGGCGGCATTATGAGCGCGTCGCTGGGGACCTGGCTGCACGAATTACAGCCGGAGTGGAAACAGGTGATGGTTGAGAAGCTGGATGGCGTCGCGCTGGAGTCGTCGAACGGCTGGAACAACGCCGGGACCGGACACTCTGCCAACATGGAGCTGAACTATACGCCGGAACGCCCGGATGGCTCTATCGACGTCAGCAAAGCGTTGGATATTAACGAACAGTTTATGATCTCCCGCCAGTTCTGGACGGCGCAGGTCAAACGCGGCATTTTGCACGATCCGCACTCTTTTATTAACTCTACCCCGCATATGAGTTTCGTCTGGGGTGATAACGTGGATTATCTGCAAAAACGTTATACCGCCTTGCAGCAAACCACTTTATTCCAGGGGATGAAATTCTCCACCGATCACGCGCAAATAAAGCAATGGGCACCGCTGGTGATGGAAGGTCGCGATCCGCAACAAAGAGTTGCTGCGACCTGGACGCCGGTGGGTACCGATGTTAACTATGGGGAAATAACCCGCCAGCTGATCGGAAGCCTGAAGAAAAATAACAACTTCACGCTGCAAACTTCGTCTGAAGTCACCGATTTTAAACGTAATGCCGATAATTCATGGCACGTAACCATTAAAAACGTGAATAGCGGTGAAGAGCAGGCGATTGATGCCAAATACGTCTTTATCGGCGCTGGCGGCGGCGCGCTGAAATTACTGCAAAAAACCGGTATTCCGGAAGCGGATAACTACGCCGGTTTCCCGGTGGGCGGCTCCTTCCTGATGACCGAAAACCCGGCGGTGACCAAAGAGCATCAGCAAAAAGTCTATGGTCAGGCCTCGGTGGGCGCACCGCCGATGTCGGTACCGCATCTTGATGCTCGTTTCCTCGACGGCAAGCGCGTAGTGCTGTTTGGGCCATTTGCCACCTTCTCAACGAAGTTCCTCAAAAATGGTTCATTCCTTGACCTGCTGAGCACCACCACGACCGATAACATGCTGCCAATGACGCACGTTGGGCTGGATAATTTTGATCTGGTGAAATACCTGATTAGCCAGGTCATGTTGAGTGACGATGACCGCTTTGCGGCGCTGAAAGAGTATTACCCTGGCGCGCGGAAAGAGGACTGGAAGCTGATTCAGGCCGGACAACGCGTGCAGATCATCAAGAAAGATGCTGAGAAGGGCGGCGTGCTGAAGCTGGGTACGGAAGTGGTGGTCGACCAGCAGAAAACTATCTCCGCGCTGTTGGGCGCTTCGCCGGGGGCTTCCACCGCCGCGCCGATCACTCTGAACGTGATTAAGCAGATGTTCCCGGAACAGTTCAACTCCCCGGAATGGCAGAGCCGCATTCGCGATATCGTTCCGAGCTATGGGCAGAAGCTGAACGGCAACGTTGCGCTGACTCAGCAGGTTTGGAATGACACCGCTGCCGCATTGCAGTTGACCAAACCGCCGGTGATCGAGATGAACGCCGCCGCGCCGGTCATGACCGCAAAACCGGCAGAGCAGAAAGCGGAAGCATCGCCGCAGCACGATATGGCACTCTAA
- a CDS encoding multidrug effflux MFS transporter, whose product MAFTSLSTDIYLPAMPVMAAELQGDAELTITGFLIGFALAQLVWGPISDRLGRRKPLFIGMLLFIIGSAGCALSTTIDQIVFWRVFQALGACTGPMLARAMVRDLFARSRAAQMLSTLTIVMAIAPIAGPLIGGQMIKVTSWHAIFWLLVVIGGLMFIALRWLPETLPPERRQQGSMLGAFRNYSQLLKNATFMRYTLSLTFFYVAAYAFITGSPDVYIRYYGVAPQHYGWLFAVNIIGVMAMSVVNRRLVQRHALSSLLKISLAVAALAVVILATGVRLQIGGIGLIVASVFLFFSMNGVIAATSTAAVLDEAGAFAGSASALIGSLQYGSGIISSLLLAWLRDGTPWTMAWIMTAFTLASLLLAWRNR is encoded by the coding sequence ATGGCGTTCACCTCGCTCTCGACGGATATCTACCTGCCGGCGATGCCGGTGATGGCTGCCGAATTACAGGGCGACGCTGAGCTGACTATCACCGGTTTTCTGATTGGTTTTGCCCTGGCGCAGCTGGTCTGGGGGCCAATTAGCGACCGGCTAGGTCGGAGAAAGCCGCTGTTTATCGGCATGTTACTGTTCATCATCGGCTCCGCAGGTTGTGCGCTGTCGACCACTATCGATCAAATTGTCTTCTGGCGCGTCTTCCAGGCGCTGGGAGCCTGCACCGGGCCTATGCTGGCGCGGGCGATGGTGCGCGATCTTTTTGCCCGCAGCCGAGCGGCGCAGATGCTTTCAACCTTAACTATCGTGATGGCTATTGCGCCGATTGCCGGGCCGCTAATCGGCGGGCAGATGATTAAAGTCACCAGTTGGCACGCTATCTTCTGGCTGCTGGTGGTGATTGGTGGGCTGATGTTTATCGCGCTGCGCTGGCTGCCGGAAACTCTGCCGCCGGAACGTCGTCAGCAGGGCTCAATGCTGGGGGCATTTCGCAATTATAGTCAGCTGTTGAAAAACGCGACTTTTATGCGCTACACCCTGAGCCTGACCTTTTTCTACGTCGCCGCTTATGCCTTTATAACCGGATCACCGGATGTCTATATTCGCTACTACGGCGTTGCGCCGCAGCATTACGGCTGGCTGTTCGCAGTGAATATTATTGGGGTCATGGCGATGAGCGTGGTGAACCGGCGTCTGGTTCAGCGCCACGCCCTGAGCTCGCTGCTGAAAATATCGCTGGCGGTTGCCGCGCTAGCCGTCGTGATACTGGCGACGGGCGTCAGGCTGCAAATTGGCGGTATTGGTCTGATAGTGGCCAGCGTGTTCCTCTTTTTCTCGATGAACGGCGTGATTGCCGCCACCTCGACCGCCGCGGTGCTGGATGAGGCAGGGGCGTTTGCTGGTTCGGCCTCAGCGCTGATTGGCTCATTGCAGTACGGTAGCGGGATTATTTCTTCGTTACTGCTGGCGTGGCTGCGTGACGGTACGCCATGGACGATGGCGTGGATCATGACAGCCTTTACCCTCGCCAGCCTGCTGCTGGCCTGGCGAAACCGATAA
- a CDS encoding LysR family transcriptional regulator has product MKDDINQEITFRKLSVFMMFMVKGNIARTAEAMQLSGVSVHRALHTLEEGVGCPLFIHKGRNLLPLPAAWTLLEYCQDVMSLMTRGLEATRKVAGVGQGRLRIGTLYSLTLETVPRIIMGMKLRRPELELDLTMGSNQMLLDMLEDDALDAILIATNEGEFSNSAFDVVPLFEDDIFLAAPATEQLDTSQPAELRDYAERKFVSLAEGFATYAGFQDAFQVAGFEPEIVTRVNDIFSMISLVQAGVGFALLPGRMKKVYENDVQLLKLAEPYQMRQLISIVYSHHRERDADLLALAAEGRMYARSLNH; this is encoded by the coding sequence ATGAAAGACGACATTAATCAGGAGATCACCTTCCGCAAGCTGTCGGTTTTTATGATGTTTATGGTGAAGGGCAATATCGCCAGAACCGCAGAGGCGATGCAGCTGAGCGGCGTCAGCGTTCATCGGGCGCTGCACACCCTGGAAGAGGGCGTCGGCTGCCCGCTGTTTATCCATAAAGGGCGCAATCTTCTGCCGCTGCCAGCGGCGTGGACGCTGCTGGAATACTGTCAGGACGTGATGAGCCTGATGACTCGGGGACTGGAAGCAACGCGCAAAGTGGCGGGCGTCGGACAGGGGCGGCTGCGCATCGGCACGCTTTACTCCCTGACGCTGGAAACCGTGCCGCGCATTATTATGGGCATGAAGCTGCGCCGTCCTGAGCTGGAGCTGGATCTCACCATGGGCTCCAATCAGATGCTGCTGGATATGCTGGAAGATGATGCGCTGGATGCCATTCTGATCGCCACTAACGAAGGTGAGTTCAGCAATTCCGCTTTTGATGTGGTCCCGCTATTTGAGGATGACATCTTCCTCGCTGCCCCGGCAACGGAGCAACTGGATACCAGCCAACCTGCCGAGCTGCGCGATTACGCTGAGCGTAAGTTTGTCTCGCTGGCGGAAGGATTTGCCACCTATGCGGGCTTTCAGGATGCGTTTCAGGTAGCCGGATTTGAGCCGGAAATCGTTACCCGGGTTAACGATATCTTTTCAATGATTAGTCTGGTGCAGGCGGGGGTGGGGTTTGCACTGCTGCCGGGACGCATGAAAAAAGTCTATGAAAACGACGTACAGCTGTTGAAGCTGGCGGAGCCGTATCAGATGCGCCAGCTTATCTCGATTGTCTATTCACATCATCGCGAACGCGACGCCGACCTGCTGGCGCTGGCGGCAGAAGGGAGGATGTACGCCCGTAGCCTTAACCATTAA
- the mdcH gene encoding malonate decarboxylase subunit epsilon has protein sequence MKILFTFPGQGNQRQGMLAAIPDRQNIMAEARTVLGDEVDHLDSAAALQHTRAVQLCLLITGVAWARELQRQGVNPDMVSGLSIGAFPAAVIADALDFTDALRLVALRGDLMEQAYPHGYGLTAIMGLTLDSVEKLIADSELYIANLNAETQIVIAGRNEEMARVAQLALKAGASKAQRLAVSVPSHCALLDKPAAELAEAFSTITLRRPRCAYLSGSTARVLWDPLKIADDLALNMSRTVRWQEAMIAADEREARLAIEMPPGGVLTCLTRQAGWHGESISLERSGVDVARHLATRLNG, from the coding sequence ATGAAAATTCTCTTTACCTTTCCCGGTCAGGGAAACCAGCGGCAAGGTATGCTCGCCGCTATCCCCGATCGCCAGAATATTATGGCCGAAGCGCGCACCGTGCTTGGCGATGAAGTGGACCATTTAGATAGCGCCGCCGCGTTACAACATACCCGTGCGGTGCAGCTTTGCCTGTTGATTACCGGTGTTGCCTGGGCGCGGGAGCTTCAGCGTCAGGGCGTAAACCCGGACATGGTCAGCGGCCTGTCGATCGGCGCTTTCCCGGCAGCGGTGATTGCCGATGCGCTGGACTTCACCGATGCCCTACGTCTTGTGGCGCTACGCGGCGATTTAATGGAGCAGGCTTATCCTCACGGCTACGGACTCACCGCCATTATGGGCCTGACGCTCGACAGCGTGGAAAAGCTGATTGCCGACAGCGAGCTGTATATCGCCAACCTTAACGCTGAAACGCAGATTGTCATTGCCGGGCGCAATGAGGAGATGGCACGAGTGGCACAGCTGGCGCTGAAAGCGGGTGCCAGCAAAGCGCAGCGGCTGGCGGTCAGCGTACCGTCGCATTGCGCGCTACTGGATAAACCGGCGGCTGAGCTGGCGGAGGCCTTTTCTACCATCACGCTCCGGCGACCGCGCTGCGCGTATTTGAGCGGCTCCACGGCGCGCGTGCTCTGGGACCCGCTGAAAATCGCCGACGATCTGGCGCTGAATATGTCGCGCACCGTGCGCTGGCAGGAGGCGATGATCGCCGCCGATGAGCGCGAGGCGCGGCTGGCAATTGAGATGCCACCGGGCGGCGTACTGACCTGTCTCACCCGCCAGGCGGGCTGGCACGGTGAGAGCATTTCGCTGGAACGCAGCGGCGTAGACGTCGCTCGTCACCTGGCAACCCGGCTTAATGGTTAA